The DNA region aaaaaagagagagaaaagtAAACTATGGGGAAAGCCAAGAAAGCTGGCGATGGGGGCCAAATGGGGCAGGAAGAAAACTTGGTGCCGAAAATCACCAAAAGATTTGAGGGCGTCGGCCGGGCCAGAAACTTTTGCCATGCTCCTGCTACTTAACAACAAAGCAGAGAAACGAAAACTTTCCAAACTAACTAAGCGTTCTCCATTCTGATCCGTTCCATGATGTTCTCTCAATCAACCCAATGCCAACGCGAACCCCAACCGGAATTTCCATCCAGTTGATGGcgaatataaacaaaaatcagCAACACAAACGCCATCGGGACATCTTTCAACGACCAGCGAGGTGGAAATCAGCTGCAAGCCGGGCTCAACATCCGGCACCGGAATCGTCCAGGCCAACTCGGCGGACAGTGGCACCTATCAGAGCAGCAAGGTGAGTCGACGGCAGTTGGCCAAACTTTTGGCCACCgaaaagttttaattacaGTCGAACTACTCTATGACGAACTCCACTTTGCCTCCCCCGTCCGCCATCCAAAATGCCGGCAGCATTGCCATGACAAATGCTTTGATTTGATGTCGCAAATTTCTTGCGAAAATCCTAATGCTCTTGAAAACAATTTGTGCCAGATTAGAAAATAAACTTGTGATTTTAGCCCCGCCCGGAAAACTGTTGGCAATTGGCACTGAGACTTTTTGCCTTACCTCTGGCGCAGGTTGCTCACTTAAGGAGTTATCTTGCTGGTATTCCTGTATTACTTGGAAGCccaaattgtttttttaataaattgaaaattaagtTACTCGTAGTTACCTTGACAAGTGCCTCGGTTTTGTCGTTTACAAAAACTCTTCTAATAATCTTTTctcaaaaattaatttcattgggaaacaaattcaaaataataatagattttaattaaaacagtcgtgataaaaacaaattttaagttaaCTGATTAACcttacaattttatttatctgGATTAAAAtagtataattataaaaatatacaaataaataatttttgtcTTAGTTTTTCGTTCAAcgtaaattaaatattatctgTGTTCAAGATTTAATATTTCTGAGAATTTTTCAATTCCCTGTTTCTGCTCAGTTGCTAAACTCATCAGAAAGCGTgatgtttttcaattattcTTCAGAATGTTGAAATGAAGATAAAACCAAAAGCTTCACAAGTATTTGGGTTCATCAAGCAAATTGTTCTCTAGTGGAATCTCGACTGTTTCAAGAAATTCTCTGATGGCGGTTTATTAAATGCCTGGCGCATTCTCTTTCCTGCAGGACGATGAGCTGCACTACGCGGAGCTGTCGCTGACCAACATGCCATCCGGCAGCAGTGGCGCCTCCAAGAAGGGTCAGCCCATGGGCGGTGTGGGTGTGGTGCAGCACgtggtgcagcagcagcagcagcagcaacagcagcagcagcagggacAGGGGCAGGTTCAGCATCCCCATGCGATGTTGGGTGGCACCTTGCCACACGGCTCCAGTATGCGGAAGCTGCTGCCCACCATTCCGGCGACGGCGACGCTGCAGCGCCACAAGCCAAATGCGGGCGGAATGCAGCATCCGCACCAGCACGCTCCGCCGCCCACGTACGACTACGATTACTTTGAGGAGCCGACGATATATGCGCAAATCGATGCGTACAAGACGATGCAGGTGGACACTGGCACAGGTGTGGCCGGTGTCGGTGTCGGTGGATCAGGATCGGGTGTAACTGGTGCGGGGGCAAGCATCTCATCGCCGGGGTCGCATGGCACCCCATCCACGGTGTCACCGGGCACCGTGCAAATGTACACCCTGCCCCAGCATCCCGGTGGCTACCACACACTGCCGCACAATCATCAcgcacagcagcagctggcggGCGGTCCGCAGAACTCCGCTTCGATGATGCAAatgatgcagcagcagcagcagcagcagcaaatgcacCACCATCCTGCGTCCAACATGCCGCCCTCCtaccagcaacaccagcagcaacagcagcagcagcaaatggcCCATGGCCAGATGCTGGTTtcgagcaacagcagcggatTGGCCTCAACCACGGCGGCCGTGGCCAGTCCCAGTAGCTCATTATCGGGTCTTTCGGGCGTGGGCAAGTCCTATTCGCGCGAAATAGTCACCGTTCGCACCCCGCTCATGTACTCGCAGCAGGAGAGCTGCGTCTAAGGTCTCCGTCTCCCCCTGGCATCTTACGGATACACCAAGTCCCCGATTCCACATTCCCGATTTATGTAGTCATGTAAGTCTTGAGCTCTTCGTGGTTGGTGTCTAGGCTAAGTGTTGCCAAAACGAATTGAAGTAAATTGCAGCGTTCTGTGGATTTGAAGCGATTTGAATCGTTTGTGTGCTCGTCGAGGAactgaatattttttaatacaaaGCTCATACAAAGGCTGCCACGAAATCTTCTGCACTGAGCATTACAATcctaatataaaatcaataattCGCAATAATGTGCAACCAGTCAGCCCACATTACTTTTAACTTTAGGCCACAAATGAATAATTAAATCacgaaatatacatattttattttcgatatgcggctgctgcggcagTAACATATCAAATACCGAGATTATAATATGGGtgtacatacaaaaaaaaatgtttaattaatgaGTCAGAAAAATTGGAACCATAATTTAAAGCCCAAGCtgtaatataaataaatcaaaattcaatgCGAAAAATTAACAGAAACGAGATAATACATATTCAGAACTCATATTGCATAGCAAATTTTGCACAGATTGCAACATTTTTGAATGCAGTTAGACAAAttagattttatttttcaatcaATTCAAAGAAATGAGTAATGCAGCAGAAGATGATTGTTCCTTCCTTACAGTAAGTACTCAGATGGACACACAGCCTAAGCCATATTTTTTCATCAGATTACCACACACTAACGAGAAGTATATATTAATTTCGAAGGATACTTTGTAAATGTTTGTAAATGTCAGCTGAACAGTAAGGAGCTGCAATTTGTTAGGAATTGGCTCAATGAACGCATACAACTAGAATAAATTTAGTAAGTATATCCTTGATATAATAGACTTAAAGCTCACGCTCACTCAACCGAAGATGGGCGAGCAATGCGAAAGCGCACCTTCTTGGCaattatattgaaaattaattacattattCAAATATATGgtaaacaatataaataaaacaaacaccCACAACCAAAGACACAacagacacacatacacacatacaaaaGCAAATTAGCTGCAATTAGCTTAGCATAAATGAATACTAAGTATTAATGTGTAAATAGCAAAATCGTAAATCAAATGTATTACCGAACCCAAAAAGCAAATCAAACAGAAACGCTGCAAATTAATGAATGTAAATTAGTTGCACATTCtatccaaaacaaaaaaaaaactcccAAGactataaataacaaaaagaaaacacaacaAGGACCTATTGTTGGTAtgtaaaatttgaaaataaaaaaaaagaatagcAAAACCAAGAAAAACATGTGGGAATGTTGTTGTTTGTAAATGGCATTTATATatcaaattgtattttttctcTTCAATGTTTGAACTGTGAAAAGGcataaaattaacaaaataaatgcacattgtaaattattgttacattttaatatttaatatattattttaggGAATGGAGGAgagaacacacacacacacaaacgaaGCAGAAATCAATACTTCTTTAAAAGTGtgtataaaacaaaaagttgaGCCGTAAGTGTAATAGACAGATTATTGGCCCAGCatggcaaatgcaatttccatttccagctAGTTAagataaaaataagaaaaacgaaaaaacaaactaaaaaaaaaagaaacaagtgATTTCTCTTACATCAATTAGAACGAAATACAAACAAACGTGCATATATGGTGCGGTCATCATCATGTGTGCGTATATTTCTGCATGTAAGTGTTCCAACCAATCTGAATATAAACTAAATGTAGCTAATTTAACGTCTAAACGAAGCCATAAAAGataattgtaaaatatattaatgATTTAGTCTAAAGCCAGGCATATACtctacaaataaattatgaatgTATGTTATGATTAAGCACTCGAAATGATATGGAAAATACCCCTCCCCTATCCCAAATGAATACAAGGAATACAATAATAACTTGAATCACAAGAAACAAACTGAACAGCAAACAACTGAATGAACTCAACCAAATAAATCCATACAAAATTTCAATGAAAAGCATTCCAGCATTTTTTCTTTGCGAGCGGGATTCAAAGATTTTTCACAGATTTCAGATGTCTGCCATGGTGGCATTATCCCGTCTCAGTCAGCGATGAGGCTCAAAAGAAGTCTCGGCCCATTAGCGACAAGGCTTTCACTGCTGCAGTACTgcaacaattttaatgcacAGTCGAATGCAGTgagaaaaaaacatacaaattttaacatttcatacgaaaagtttgtatttttattgataaatATTCCAATCATTCTAATTTATATCAAATAGTTGTATAGTTGGTATTTAATCAGCTAACGCTCAACTTAAATACAGTaacttaaaataatataaaatattttgttagtGCAGAAACACAGTCGGAGGTAAATTGACAATGCTGTGTTGCTGGCGTCTTCTTGTAACGGAGGCCCCAAGGCCAAAAGCAAGGCAAGTAGCCTTTTCAAATTGTGCACTCAAATGGACACAGGCGAGGACACGCgacaacgtggcgtatgagttATTTTGGCTTGTGTATATGTGAGCGCTACACTAGCAGCTCTTCCATTTGGCTTTCCTCATTTTTCTTGGTCGTGTGTTTggtttacacattttttttctattttggcAAACGTTTGCATGTGCAGCGAAGCGAAGATCTAAGAGAAATGAGACAGCAGGAGACATCACATGGATTTGTGGcctggcaatggcaatggtcATGTTTGACAAGCTACCCGGGATGCTCATGACTTTGCTCTCTGCCCATTTTGCTCtgtattttaaagtatttgcTTTATTCTGGTTTGCTtggcttaaaattaaaaagcacacacacaatgaTTCGCAAAAATGATAAGAACAGGAGACAGAAATTGAGATTGGTGCGGGGGGCAAAATTTAAGTTGCGGACCAAAAATTACGACATCGTCTGGAGTTACATGAagtatttaaacatttatttattaaaaaatatacttttcaaTGTTGTATAAACGTAGTCATTTCTGATTTAATAGAATTTCTAATAATCTACTCATTACTTATGTTGacttaatattttaaagtgtATGGAAACACTAAATTCGCCTCCTGGGCCGCCCAATATTTCACTTTGCAGTTCATTAGCTCTGAAAGATTTCTTCC from Drosophila santomea strain STO CAGO 1482 chromosome 3R, Prin_Dsan_1.1, whole genome shotgun sequence includes:
- the LOC120452716 gene encoding AF4/FMR2 family member lilli isoform X3, with product MYKPICRPDQKKIYGVARNEAAEIVCEVDAFPPPENFKWSFNNTAETFDMPQSGFRPHSAQGSTLTYTPVKEMDFGTIMCWADNNVGQQKEPCVFHLIAAGKPEAPTNCTVVNQTSDSLEVYCIEGFDGGMRQWFLMEIFDQHSGQLQANISAKFAALSVTGLDAGRLFRIYVYAVNGRGRSDAIALDGYTLKAAEKQTVALTSYKGSAQSPDNFELTPILSIGIFVGILVAIVCIGIGTIAALKLRSHKHQQQQKFVHPNAKFSRPGNLQIKDKISLPLSHSEEMYDEKNPDVVPYNEVDGEYKQKSATQTPSGHLSTTSEVEISCKPGSTSGTGIVQANSADSGTYQSSKDDELHYAELSLTNMPSGSSGASKKGQPMGGVGVVQHVVQQQQQQQQQQQQGQGQVQHPHAMLGGTLPHGSSMRKLLPTIPATATLQRHKPNAGGMQHPHQHAPPPTYDYDYFEEPTIYAQIDAYKTMQVDTGTGVAGVGVGGSGSGVTGAGASISSPGSHGTPSTVSPGTVQMYTLPQHPGGYHTLPHNHHAQQQLAGGPQNSASMMQMMQQQQQQQQMHHHPASNMPPSYQQHQQQQQQQQMAHGQMLVSSNSSGLASTTAAVASPSSSLSGLSGVGKSYSREIVTVRTPLMYSQQESCV